The proteins below come from a single Lodderomyces elongisporus chromosome 3, complete sequence genomic window:
- the VMA2 gene encoding Vacuolar ATP synthase subunit B (BUSCO:EOG09261KHB) produces the protein MAGWTRPYLSQIKNITMSLSDKELYELNKKAVTEGFKIKPRIQYNTVGGVNGPLVILDNVKFPRYNEIVNLTLPDGSVRQGQVLEVRGSKAIVQVFEGTSGIDVKKTKVEFTGENLKIPVSEDMLGRIFDGSGRPIDKGPKIFAEEYLDINGSPINPYARIYPEEMISTGISAIDTMNSIARGQKIPIFSASGLPHNEIAAQICRQAGLVRPTKDVHDGHEENFSIVFAAMGVNLETSRFFKQDFEENGSLERTSLFLNLANDPTIERIITPRLALTTAEYLAYQTERHVLTILTDMSSYADALREVSAAREEVPGRRGYPGYMYTDLSTIYERAGRVEGRNGSITQVPILTMPNDDITHPIPDLTGYITEGQIFVDRQLHNRAIYPPINVLPSLSRLMKSAIGEGMTRKDHGDVSNQLYAKYAIGKDAAAMKAVVGEEALSTEDKLSLEFLDKFEKNFISQGAYENRTIFESLDLAWSLLRIYPREMLNRISPKILDEFYGRDRTQDDDDDDEDEDDEDEGDDDDRKKKDLIDA, from the coding sequence CAAATCAAGAACATTACAATGTCATTATCAGATAAGGAGCTTTACGAATTGAACAAGAAGGCTGTGACTGAAggtttcaaaatcaaaccTAGAATCCAATACAATACTGTTGGAGGAGTCAATGGTCCTTTAGTTATCTTGGACAATGTCAAGTTCCCGCGTTACAACGAGATTGTCAACTTGACACTTCCAGATGGGAGTGTTAGACAAGGACAAGTCTTGGAAGTGCGTGGTTCAAAAGCTATTGTGCAAGTGTTTGAAGGTACTTCAGGTATTGATGTCAAGAAGACCAAGGTTGAGTTCACAGGAGAGAACTTGAAAATTCCCGTTAGTGAAGATATGCTTGGACGTATTTTTGATGGTTCTGGTAGACCTATTGATAAAGGCCCCAAAATTTTTGCTGAAGAATATTTGGATATCAACGGGTCACCAATCAATCCATATGCAAGAATTTATCCAGAAGAAATGATCAGTACTGGTATTTCTGCCATTGATACAATGAACTCGATTGCACGTGGTCAAAAAATTCCAATTTTCTCGGCCTCTGGTTTGCCACACAATGAAATTGCTGCTCAAATTTGTAGACAAGCAGGCTTGGTTCGTCCAACAAAGGATGTTCACGATGGTCATGAGGAGAATTTCTCTATAGTGTTTGCTGCAATGGGTGTGAACTTGGAGACTTCGAGGTTTTTCAAGCAAGATTTCGAAGAGAATGGTTCTTTGGAACGTAcaagtttgtttttgaactTGGCCAACGATCCAACTATTGAAAGAATTATTACACCACGTTTAGCGTTGACCACTGCTGAATACTTGGCATACCAAACCGAGAGACACGTGTTGACTATTTTGACTGATATGTCTTCGTACGCCGATGCATTGAGAGAAGTGAGTGCGGCCAGAGAAGAAGTTCCTGGTAGAAGAGGATACCCTGGTTATATGTATACCGATTTGTCAACAATCTACGAAAGAGCTGGTAGAGTTGAAGGAAGAAACGGATCCATTACCCAAGTTCCTATCTTGACTATGCCTAACGATGATATCACACATCCAATTCCGGATTTGACAGGTTATATTACCGAGGGACAAATCTTTGTTGATAGACAATTGCACAATAGAGCAATCTACCCACCTATCAATGTTTTGCCATCCCTTTCTAGATTGATGAAGTCAGCTATCGGTGAAGGTATGACCAGAAAGGACCATGGTGACGTCTCAAATCAATTGTATGCCAAGTATGCTATTGGTAAAGATGCCGCTGCTATGAAggctgttgttggtgaagAGGCATTGAGTACCGAAGATAAATTGTCGTTAGAGTTTTTGGAcaagtttgaaaagaatttcATTAGTCAAGGTGCATATGAAAACAGAACAATTTTTGAATCCTTGGACCTTGCATGGTCATTGTTAAGAATCTACCCAAGAGAAATGTTGAATAGAATTAGTCCAAAGATTTTGGATGAGTTTTATGGAAGGGACAGAACccaagatgatgatgatgatgacgaagatgaagatgacgaagatgaAGGGGATGATGACGATCGTAAGAAAAAAGACTTGATTGATGCTTGA
- the ACO2 gene encoding aconitate hydratase: protein MLRVRRSIVATNSVSSIAKRTLATQGFTYQVPQEFESRTPPYAKLVNKLSTVKKLLNDQPLTLAEKILYSHLCNPEDTFTPGSKLSDVRGQQYLKLNPDRVAMQDASAQMALLQFMTCGMSSTAVPASIHCDHLIVGKDGADSDLTKSIATNKEVFDFLQSCGEKYGIQFWGPGSGIIHQIVLENFSAPGLMMLGTDSHTPNAGGLGAIAIGVGGADAVDALTGTPWELKAPKVMGVKLTGQLSGWTSPKDVITKLAGILTVRGGTGFIVEYFGDGVSNLSCTGMATITNMGAEIGATTSLFPYQEAHKRYLAQTNREPIAQAADAVNKQFKFLQADEGAEYDKVVEINLSELEPHVNGPFTPDLSTPISKFGETAKKEGWPETVSAGLIGSCTNSSYQDMSRAVSIIKQAEAVGLKPKIPFFVTPGSEQIRATIERDGLINTFEANGAIVLANACGPCIGQWDRSDVPKTSTESNAIFTSFNRNFRARNDGNRNTMNFLTSPDMVTAMIYSGDASFNPVTDSIKLPNGESFKFQPPKGEDLPQQGFIKGRSEFYPEANPQPKPEVPINVSPESDRLQLLEPFQPWSGEELKTNVLLKVEGKCTTDHISAAGAWLKYKGHLENISYNTLIGAVNKETGEVNKAYDLNGDQFGIPELMMKWKADNRPWIVVAEHNYGEGSAREHAALSPRFLGGSIVLVKSFARIHETNLKKQGMLPLTFANEADYDKIKAGDLIETVDLKDMVAKDGNNGGELKLRVTPKDGGAEKAFEITAKHTMSKDQVDFFKAGSAINHIGNLKKAEEQA, encoded by the coding sequence ATGTTGAGGGTTAGAAGAAGCATCGTTGCAACCAACAGTGTTTCCAGTATAGCCAAGAGAACTCTTGCTACTCAAGGTTTTACTTACCAGGTACCTCAAGAGTTTGAATCGAGGACCCCGCCATATGCAAAGCTAGTCAACAAACTCTCTACCGTTAAAAAGCTTCTCAATGATCAACCATTGACACTTGCTGAGAAGATCTTGTACTCGCATCTTTGCAATCCAGAGGACACATTCACTCCTGGTTCCAAACTATCAGATGTACGTGGACAACAGTACTTGAAGTTAAATCCCGATAGAGTCGCTATGCAAGATGCCTCGGCACAAATGGCCTTGCTCCAATTTATGACATGCGGTATGAGCTCAACCGCAGTCCCTGCATCGATCCATTGCGACCACTTGATTGTTGGTAAGGATGGAGCAGACTCAGATTTGACAAAATCCATTGCCACAAACAAAGAGGTGTTTGATTTCCTACAAAGTTGTGGAGAGAAATACGGTATCCAATTCTGGGGCCCTGGCTCTGGTATCATCCACCAAATTGTGTTGGAAAACTTTTCCGCTCCCGGTTTGATGATGTTGGGTACTGATTCCCATACTCCAAATGCCGGTGGTTTGGGCGCCATTGCAATTGGTGTAGGTGGTGCCGATGCAGTTGACGCATTAACAGGTACCCCATGGGAATTGAAAGCTCCAAAAGTCATGGGTGTTAAGTTGACCGGTCAATTATCCGGATGGACATCTCCAAAGGATGTGATCACCAAATTGGCTGGTATCTTGACCGTGAGAGGTGGTACTGGATTCATTGTTGAATATTTCGGAGACGGTGTTTCAAACTTGTCCTGTACAGGTATGGCAACAATCACCAATATGGGTGCCGAAATCGGTGCTACTACGTCCTTGTTCCCATACCAAGAGGCCCACAAGCGCTATCTCGCGCAAACTAATAGAGAGCCTATTGCACAAGCTGCCGATGCTGTCAATAAGCAATTCAAATTCTTACAAGCTGACGAAGGTGCAGAATACGACAAAGTTGTTGAGATAAACTTGTCTGAACTTGAGCCACACGTCAATGGCCCATTCACTCCAGACTTGTCCACACCAATATCCAAGTTTGGCGAAACTGCAAAGAAGGAAGGTTGGCCAGAAACTGTTTCTGCTGGTCTTATTGGATCATGTACCAACTCCTCATACCAAGATATGTCACGAGCGGTTTCCATCATTAAGCAGGCAGAAGCTGTTGGTCTCAAGCCCAAGATTCCCTTCTTTGTCACTCCAGGTTCAGAGCAGATCCGTGCCACAATTGAACGTGATGGACTTATCAACACTTTTGAAGCCAATGGTGCCATTGTGCTCGCAAATGCATGTGGGCCATGTATTGGACAATGGGACCGTTCTGATGTTCCAAAGACTTCTACCGAGTCCAACGCCATCTTTACCTCATTTAACAGAAATTTCCGTGCAAGAAATGATGGAAACAGAAACACAATGAACTTTTTGACCTCACCAGATATGGTCACCGCAATGATTTACTCTGGAGATGCCAGCTTTAACCCTGTAACTGACTCGATTAAATTACCCAACGGTGAAAGTTTCAAATTCCAGCCACCAAAAGGTGAAGATTTGCCACAACAAGGATTTATAAAGGGTCGTTCTGAATTTTACCCCGAGGCAAATccacaaccaaaaccaGAAGTTCCTATAAATGTTAGCCCCGAGTCCGATAGATTGCAATTATTAGAGCCATTCCAGCCGTGGTCAGGCGAGGAACTTAAAACTAATGTTCTTTTGAAAGTCGAAGGTAAATGTACCACTGATCATATCTCAGCAGCTGGTGCATGGTTGAAATACAAAGGTCACCTTGAAAACATTTCATACAATACTTTGATTGGTGCTGTCAATAAGGAGACTGGTGAGGTGAATAAAGCATACGACTTGAATGGTGATCAATTCGGTATTCCTGAACTTATGATGAAGTGGAAGGCTGACAATAGACCATGGATCGTTGTGGCAGAGCACAATTACGGTGAAGGTTCTGCTAGAGAACACGCTGCATTATCACCAAGATTCCTCGGTGGATCTATTGTGTTGGTCAAGTCCTTTGCAAGAATTCACGAAACCaatttgaagaaacaaGGTATGTTGCCATTGACATTTGCCAATGAAGCAGACTACGATAAGATCAAGGCTGGTGATTTGATCGAAACCGTGGACTTGAAGGATATGGTTGCCAAGGATGGAAACAATGGCGgtgaattgaaattgagagTCACGCCTAAAGATGGTGGTGCTGAAAAGGCTTTTGAAATTACTGCTAAACACACGATGTCCAAGGACCAAGTGGATTTCTTCAAGGCAGGCTCAGCAATCAACCACATTGGTAATTTAAAGAAAGCCGAAGAACAAGCATAA
- the LCL2 gene encoding Long chronological lifespan protein 2: MVYSNKKLGEWSSGMILRLGILNNSSSKFRRGPGFDSHHPPWRSKTSYKIANTLDTMLQKFLICLSLIFTLASANLFDFLNNQFQGGNGGGGGGRHQNGGSKSPQQHEEAMLNANCNTYLCPDTGICVDAPKFCPCPYPSSQLRCFLPDGRYVCISKPAGYGIADKYNDPQTNFKIDAKDDNIRDCGWVNRAWRNEKLKK, from the exons ATGGTTTACTCTAACAAGAAATTGGGCGAATGGTCTAGTGGTATGATTCTTCGTTTGGGTATTCTCAACAACCTGAGCAGTAAATTTCGAAGAGGCCCTGGGTTCGATTCCCA TCATCCCCCCTGGAGGAGCAAAACTTCATATAAAATTGCAAATACACTCGATACCATGTTGCAAAagtttttaatttgtttgtcGCTAATATTCACCCTTGCTTCGGCCAATCTATTTGACTTTTTGAACAATCAGTTTCAAGGTGGTAATGGCGGCGGCGGCGGCGGAAGACATCAAAATGGAGGTTCCAAGAGTCCGCAACAGCACGAGGAGGCAATGCTCAATGCCAACTGCAACACTTATTTATGTCCAGACACTGGAATCTGCGTCGATGCACCTAAATTCTGCCCTTGCCCTTACCCTTCATCTCAGTTGAGGTGTTTCTTGCCAGATGGTCgatatgtatgtatttCCAAGCCTGCTGGTTACGGCATTGCAGACAAGTACAAtgatccacaaacaaatttCAAGATTGATGCCAAAGACGACAATATACGAGATTGTGGATGGGTCAACAGAGCTTGGAGGAAtgaaaaactcaaaaagTAG
- the TAF5 gene encoding Transcription initiation factor TFIID subunit 5 — translation MSNVNKEQGSPPQGGTNVQQSSPQQTPSQATSRPPQQAQAPPQSQAPPQSQSQSQAPPPQQQQQQQQQQQQQVRANQPQYSQADLNRIVLEYLNKKGYHRTESMLRLESTNTPTPAVEPATPGNTTLAPPGEITGGSASNSNNRSTNTNTNTNTTNTTSTTSTTSTTNTNVPANSTASTTTNSTANSTTSTANNSNQLAQDKAAKYEKELRELREKQAKIEKELQETKDRELKMAKEADLKELKLIEAKTRVENDPETYFTAYSMLRKWVESSLDLYKPELSRVLYPLFIHCFLELITKGFNAKSKEFFDKYKSDHMILHGMEVKKFAGLSLPEHLKEDDTAVAYRKYRYRILVSKTSLNLLLYFLHENEAVGGSILIRIINQYLDPVISKNKPDKIDQEGEANPEEGISEYIANTNELEQFNSEKEVKLGKAQLDPEVVKEVEAELKVKDEKLEPVNGKTLNEEFKEMTKPDADSPNKDTLPFPMKDSADIKKLIMQVEDSRSKIKLGAIQASYPSVCMYTFHNTNNDMTCIAFNDDSTLVAAGFQGSYIKIWSLDGKPLQSQSSSQSKKDRKNHHLPDNCRKLIGHSGPVYGISFSPDNKFLITCSEDKTIRLWSLDTFTALVSYKGHNQPVWDVKFSPLGHYFVTSSHDQTARLWATDHIYPLRIFAGHINDVDCVEFHPNSHYVFTGSSDKTCRMWDVQTGHCVRVFMGHTNAINTIAASPDGRWLASAGDDNVINIWDIGTGRRLKTMKGHGRSSIYSLAFSRDGTVLVSGSGDCSVRVWDVKKNTNDAGPEPEALLNATGSANASEATAEEGGKTQQQQQQSSRRDVIASSDHMAAFFTKKTPVFKVHFTRRNLCFAAGAFQP, via the coding sequence ATGAGTAATGTCAATAAGGAACAAGGGAGTCCACCACAGGGCGGAACAAATGTCCAGCAGTCGCTGCCTCAACAAACACCATCACAAGCGACTTCACGTCCGCCACAACAAGCTCAAGCACCACCACAATCACAAGCACCaccacaatcacaatcacaatcacaagCACCACccccacaacaacaacaacaacaacaacagcagcagcagcagcaggtGCGAGCCAACCAACCGCAATACTCACAAGCTGATTTAAACCGAATAGTGTTGGAATATTTGAATAAGAAAGGGTATCATAGAACCGAATCGATGTTAAGATTAGAGAGCACAAATACACCTACACCAGCCGTAGAGCCAGCAACTCCAGGAAATACAACACTAGCACCACCTGGAGAAATCACTGGTGGTAGTGCCAGTAATAGCAATAACAGGAGCACTAATACTAATACTAATACTAATACCACCAataccaccagcaccaccagcaccaccagcaccaccaacacTAATGTCCCTGCCAATTCCACGGCCagtaccaccaccaactcTACTGCCAACTCTACTACCAGTACCGCGAACAATAGCAACCAATTAGCACAAGATAAAGCCGCTAAAtacgaaaaagaattacGCGAGTTGAGGGAAAAACAAgcgaaaattgaaaaagagttgCAAGAGACGAAAGATCGTGAATTGAAGATGGCTAAGGAAGCAGATTTAaaggaattgaaattgatagAGGCAAAAACAAGAGTTGAAAATGACCCAGAAACTTATTTTACTGCGTATTCCATGTTGCGCAAATGGGTTGAATCGTCATTGGACTTGTATAAACCAGAGCTTTCACGTGTATTATACCCGCTATTTATCCACTGCTTCTTGGAGTTAATTACCAAGGGGTTCAATGCCAAGTCAAAGGAATTTTTTGACAAATACAAGTCAGATCATATGATCTTGCATGGAatggaagtaaaaaaatttgctGGTTTATCCTTACCCGAACATCTTAAGGAAGACGACACCGCTGTGGCTTATAGGAAATACAGGTATAGGATATTGGTATCCAAGACTTCGCTCAATTTGCTATTATACTTTCTTCATGAAAACGAAGCCGTTGGTGGGTCTATCTTGATCCGTATAATCAACCAGTATTTAGACCCAGTGATTTCAAAGAATAAACCCGATAAGATTGATCAAGAGGGAGAAGCAAACCCGGAAGAGGGTATTTCAGAGTATATTGCTAATACCAATGAGTTGGAGCAGTTCAATAGTGAAAAGGAGGTTAAGTTGGGCAAAGCTCAGTTGGATCCAGAGGTTGTTAAAGAAGTTGAAGCAGAATTAAAAGTCAAGGATGAGAAATTGGAACCAGTCAATGGCAAAACACTTAACGAGGAGTTTAAAGAAATGACGAAACCAGATGCTGATTCACCAAATAAGGATACTTTACCTTTTCCAATGAAGGATTCTGCAGATATCAAAAAGTTGATTATGCAAGTGGAGGATTCGCGTTCCAAGATCAAGTTGGGTGCGATTCAAGCCAGCTACCCATCTGTGTGCATGTATACTTTCCATAATACAAACAACGACATGACATGTATTGCATTTAATGACGATTCTACATTGGTTGCTGCAGGATTCCAAGGAAGCTATATCAAGATATGGAGTCTTGATGGTAAGCCATTGCAATCGCaatcatcatcacaaaGTAAAAAGGATAGAAAGAACCACCACTTACCAGACAATTGTAGAAAACTTATTGGACACAGTGGACCAGTTTACGGTATTTCGTTTTCTCCAGATAACAAGTTTCTCATCACTTGTTCCGAGGACAAGACGATCCGTCTTTGGTCATTGGACACTTTCACTGCGCTTGTTTCGTACAAGGGCCACAATCAGCCAGTATGGGATGTGAAATTTTCACCATTGGGCCACTATTTTGTCACATCATCGCACGATCAAACCGCACGGTTATGGGCGACTGACCATATTTACCCATTGAGGATATTTGCAGGCCACATTAACGATGTTGACTGTGTCGAGTTTCACCCCAACTCGCATTATGTGTTTACTGGTTCTAGCGATAAGACATGCAGAATGTGGGATGTGCAGACTGGTCATTGTGTACGTGTTTTCATGGGGCATACAAATGCAATCAACACGATTGCTGCAAGTCCCGATGGTCGATGGCTTGCGAGTGCGGGCGATGATAATGTGATTAATATCTGGGACATTGGCACGGGAAGAAGATTGAAGACGATGAAGGGCCATGGCCGTTCATCGATATACTCATTGGCATTTTCCCGCGATGGAACTGTTTTGGTTAGTGGATCTGGCGATTGTAGTGTGAGAGTTTGGGAtgtgaaaaagaatacaaaTGATGCTGGACCTGAACCTGAGGCATTGTTGAATGCCACGGGGTCTGCTAATGCAAGCGAAGCGACGGCCGAGGAGGGTGGAAAAacacagcaacaacaacagcaactgAGTAGAAGAGATGTTATTGCCAGTAGTGATCATATGGCTgctttttttacaaaaaagacTCCTGTTTTCAAGGTGCATTtcacaagaagaaaccttTGTTTCGCAGCTGGTGCATTTCAGCCATGA
- the TIR3_2 gene encoding putative beta-1,6-N-acetylglucosaminyltransferase produces the protein MKFTTTQITSLCLLLATSVHAAGEQEVAFLTALVGDYQSHRTEYIKYFATATGIPGALSTLATQVLTYTDDSYTTLLNGNNAVNVGELESYATNIPWYTRIEAAAGDSGSGSNSGSGSGSGSGSGSGSGSGSDSSSGSSSDTEATTTTSNGASIEAPTLTRSSTSYSPPPTGDAATTVTRQAPVSTDGVANVIAPIGAAVGAMAFALL, from the coding sequence atgaaattcaCAACGACCCAGATCACATCTTTATGCCTTCTATTAGCAACGTCTGTGCATGCAGCTGGCGAGCAAGAAGTTGCATTCCTCACAGCTTTAGTAGGAGACTACCAGAGTCACAGAACTGAATATATCAAATATTTTGCCACGGCAACTGGAATTCCAGGTGCATTATCGACTTTGGCCACACAAGTCTTGACATATACGGATGATTCCTATACGACATTATTGAACGGAAACAATGCCGTTAATGTCGGGGAATTGGAGAGTTATGCCACAAACATCCCATGGTACACGAGGATAGAGGCCGCTGCAGGTGACAGCGGCAGTGGCTCAAACTCAGGGTCAGGATCAGGATCAGGGTCAGGGTCAGGGTCAGGGTCAGGGTCAGGATCGGATTCAAGTTCGGGCTCTAGCAGTGATACAGAagcaaccacaaccacatcGAATGGTGCATCAATCGAAGCTCCCACATTGACCAGATCCAGCACAAGCTATTCCCCACCGCCAACAGGTGACGCTGCAACCACAGTAACAAGACAAGCTCCTGTAAGTACTGATGGTGTAGCAAATGTAATAGCACCCATTGGTGCTGCAGTGGGTGCAATGGCATTTGCATTACTTTAa
- the SEC26 gene encoding coatomer subunit beta (BUSCO:EOG09260GKG) translates to MSESGYTLIYDPNSASKVSVNEFKTLLEKGKDDVKVDTMKKILIAILNGDSMPDLLMHIIRFVMPSKNKELKKLLYHYWEVCPKLDESGKMRHEMILVCNAIQRDLQHPNEYIRGNTLRYLTKLKEPELLETLVPNVRQCLEHRHAYVRKNAVFALWSIYKVSDHLCPDADELIYRFLYDENDAVCKRNAFVCLGDLNRDAALQYIQDNVSVIETLDPLLQLAIVEFIKRDSLKNSGLKQQYAQLVTEIVESSSNVVMYEAANTLTVLTSDAASILLAGNKFVELATKEADNNVKIITLDRIRDLNKEHPGVLQDLSLEILRVLSSQDLDVRKRALDVTMEFITSRNVEDVVKLLKKELQATSTSNDEKNAEYRQLLINAIHQLAIKFSEVAANVIDLLLDSIADLNSTAAYEVITFVKEVVEKFPELRDTIIKRLNSAFPHIKSGKVFRGALWVIGEYALGEQLLQDSWKQIRASIGEVPILASEIRAKEPQHESEQGEDSEEHHRKKGPTVLPDGTYATETAFSSESYESQDSESKPPLRKHLLAGDFYLGAVLSSTLVKLILRLQELNTQERILNASKAEALLIMVSIIRLGESSLVSKKIDEDSADRIATYIRILNDEKDASFITSSFLDDTKDAFKSQINDAEVKKAEAEAKDMMEHAEQIDDSIVFRQLDKDNRAGTKALDDIASASGSDTKKENLSSRLNKILQLTGFSDPIYAEAFVKVHQYDVVLDVLLVNQTTTTLRNLSVEFATLGDLKVVDKPTTANIGPHGFYKMQTTIKVTSADTGVIFGNIVYDGQHSDESTIVILNDVHVDIMDYIKPATCSESQFRKMWNEFEWENKITIKSPIGSLRTYLEELMKGTNMKCLTPGAVIGEECQFLSANLYSRSTFGEDALANLCIEKQSDGPIIGHVRIRSKGQGLALSLGDRVASISKKGKNTPLVKV, encoded by the coding sequence ATGAGTGAGAGCGGTTATACATTGATCTATGACCCCAATTCGGCGAGTAAAGTCTCGGTCAATGAGTTTAAGACGCTCTtggagaaaggaaaagacgATGTTAAAGTCGACACTATGAAAAAGATCTTAATTGCGATTCTTAACGGCGACTCTATGCCCGACTTGCTTATGCATATTATAAGATTTGTAATGCCTTCAAAGAATAAggaattgaagaaattaCTATATCATTATTGGGAAGTGTGTCCCAAACTCGACGAGTCAGGTAAGATGAGACACGAGATGATTCTTGTGTGCAATGCTATCCAGCGTGACTTGCAACATCCCAACGAATACATTAGAGGAAACACATTGAGGTACTTGACCAAATTGAAAGAGCCAGAGTTGTTGGAAACTTTAGTGCCAAACGTACGTCAGTGTCTTGAGCACCGTCATGCTTACGTTCGTAAGAATGCAGTTTTTGCATTGTGGTCCATCTACAAGGTTAGTGACCACTTGTGTCCCGATGCTGATGAGTTAATCTACAGATTTTTGTACGATGAAAATGATGCtgtttgcaaaagaaatgCATTTGTGTGTCTTGGGGACTTGAACAGAGATGCAGCATTGCAGTATATTCAAGATAACGTTAGTGTTATTGAAACATTGGATCCGTTATTGCAATTAGCTATTGTTGAATTTATAAAGAGGGACTCGTTGAAGAACCTGGGATTGAAGCAACAATATGCACAATTGGTGACTGAGATTGTCGAGAGCTCTTCAAATGTTGTTATGTACGAAGCTGCAAACACCTTGACTGTGTTGACATCAGACGCAGCATCGATTCTTCTTGCTGGAAACAAATTTGTTGAGTTGGCAACAAAGGAGGCCGACAACAATGTAAAGATTATCACATTGGACAGAATCAGAGATTTGAACAAAGAACACCCAGGTGTATTGCAGGATTTGTCTTTGGAAATCTTGAGAGTATTGTCCTCACAAGATTTGGATGTGAGAAAGAGGGCCTTGGATGTTACAATGGAATTTATCACATCAAGAAACGTTGAGGATGTGGTGAAACTTCTCAAGAAGGAGCTTCAAGCAACAAGCACTTCCAacgatgaaaaaaatgcagAGTACAGGCAATTGCTTATCAATGCAATTCACCAATTGGCAATCAAATTCTCAGAAGTTGCAGCCAATGTTATTGATTTGTTATTGGATTCTATTGCAGATTTGAACTCAACCGCCGCATACGAAGTCATTACATTTGTCAAGGAAGTTGTTGAGAAGTTCCCCGAGTTGAGAGATACCATTATAAAGAGATTAAACTCTGCATTTCCACACATCAAGAGTGGTAAAGTGTTTCGTGGCGCTTTATGGGTCATTGGTGAGTATGCTCTTGGAGAACAGCTTTTGCAAGATTCTTGGAAACAGATTAGAGCAAGCATTGGAGAAGTGCCAATTCTTGCCAGTGAGATTAGAGCGAAAGAACCACAACACGAAAGCGAACAAGGTGAGGACTCCGAAGAACACCACAGGAAGAAAGGCCCCACAGTCTTACCTGATGGTACCTATGCAACGGAAACAGCGTTTTCTTCAGAGAGTTACGAAAGTCAAGATAGTGAATCCAAGCCACCACTTAGAAAACATTTACTTGCTGGTGATTTTTACCTCGGTGCTGTATTATCTTCTACATTGGTTAAATTGATTCTTCGATTACAGGAGTTGAACACACAAGAAAGAATCTTGAACGCTTCAAAAGCCGAGGCATTGTTAATTATGGTTTCTATAATCAGACTTGGAGAAAGTTCGTTGGTTTCAAAAAAGATCGATGAAGATTCTGCTGATAGAATTGCAACATACATCAGGATCTTAAACgatgaaaaagatgccAGCTTCATTACTTCCAGTTTCCTTGATGATACAAAAGACGCATTTAAGTCGCAAATCAATGATGCCGAGGTTAAAAAGGCCGAAGCGGAAGCTAAGGATATGATGGAACATGCCGAGCAAATTGATGACTCCATTGTGTTTAGACAGTTGGATAAGGACAATAGAGCGGGCACAAAAGCGCTCGATGACATTGCCTCTGCCTCCGGGTCCGATaccaagaaagagaatTTGTCTTCGAGATTGAACaagattttgcaattgactGGTTTCTCAGATCCAATTTACGCAGAGGCGTTTGTCAAAGTTCACCAGTACGATGTAGTACTCGatgtgttgttggtgaaccaaacaacaaccacattACGAAATTTGTCAGTTGAATTTGCTACATTGGGTGACTTGAAGGTGGTTGATAAGCCAACAACGGCAAATATCGGCCCTCATGGTTTTTACAAGATGCAAACTACAATCAAAGTTACCTCCGCAGACACCGGTGTGATATTCGGAAACATTGTTTATGACGGACAACACTCTGACGAGTCCACGATTGTGATTTTGAATGATGTCCATGTTGATATCATGGACTACATTAAACCTGCCACTTGCTCAGAAAGTCAATTCCGTAAGATGTGGAATGAATTTGAGTGGGAGAACAAGATTACCATCAAATCGCCAATTGGTTCCTTAAGAACCTACCTCGAGGAGTTGATGAAGGGCACGAATATGAAGTGTTTGACGCCAGGTGCAGTGATTGGCGAAGAGTGTCAATTCTTATCTGCTAATTTGTATTCACGCTCGACATTTGGCGAAGATGCATTGGCTAATTTATGTATAGAAAAACAGAGTGATGGTCCAATTATCGGACACGTGAGAATCAGATCAAAGGGTCAAGGTTTGGCATTGAGTTTGGGTGACAGGGTTGCGTCGATCTcgaaaaaagggaaaaacaCACCACTTGTAAAAGTTTAA